Genomic window (Arcobacter aquimarinus):
TTAGTGATTGTCCACAAAGTATAAATAATATTCCAATTGATGCAAAAAATCACGGATATAAAGTTTTAAATATAGATAGTAGTGGTCCAACTATCAAATATTTAATACAAAAATAATGTTTAAAAGATTGTATTAAAATTTATTAATACAATCTTTGATAATAGATACTTCAACAACTTTTTTATATAATTGCCCCAATTAAAATTAAGGGTAAAAAATGATTCAACTTATAAATAAAAAAGAAAATATTTTTGAAGATAACATTGCATTTGTTGAGCAATGGGATTTTTCAAAGGCAAATCTAAATGAAGAGAATAGAATCTTAGCTATTACTCAAGTTGCATCAATTTGTTATCAATCACCAAAAGCCTTAGGAAGCGAAAGTTTATATAACAGACTTATGGCTGAATCTCAAGGTTTACCCTCTTCTTCTTTTGAATTTGTACCTGTTTTACTAGACCCTTTAAATTCTAAACATCAAGAAATTTTAGCACTTGAGTATTCAAATACTAAAAAATTTGGTGAATTAATATGTGAAGGAAAATATTTACTTACAAATTATAGAGCCTTAGTTTATGATTTTGAAAACAATCCAAAAGCTTACTCTTTTGATATTCGAACTACTTATAACACACTTGAAGAGTGTAATATTATCAAAGAGCATTTCAAGGTATTTTTATACAAAGTTGATTTCCCAACTCGTTCTCAAATGGTAAGACATAGAGTTAATTGGCAAGAGCTTAGTAGAAGATATGTAAGTGGGAAAAGAGTTCCTTTTGATTTTTATATTAGTGAAAAAATGAAAGATATTACAAGCGATGCTGGTGATACTCAAAAGATTTTAGATATTTGTTTAGAACACTATTATAAAGCATTAGAAGAAGGTGTTAAACCTCAAGAAGCTAGACGTATAATTCCTCAAGCTGGTTATTCTCAAATTTGGGGAGGTTTTCAACCAACTCAACTTGAAAATTACTTCAAATTAAGACTTGATTCTCACGCTCAATGGGAAATTAGAAAAACAGCAGAAGCTATGAAAGAGTTAATAGAAAAATAGATGAACTATCAATCAATTTTAGAAGAAATTGAATCAGAGATTCAACCTTTATTTAATGAAGGGAAAGTTGCAAGTTATATTCCAGCACTTGCAAATGTAAATCCAAATCAATTTTCAATGTCAATTCAAATGTTTGATGGAACATCTTTTGGCATTGGAGAAGTAAATAAAAAATTTTCTATTCAAAGTATTTCTAAAGTTTTCACATTTACTCTTGCTTTAAATAACTATGGAAAAGATTTATATAAAAGAGTTAGTCATGAACCATCTGGAAACCCTTTTAACTCTTTAGTTCAACTAGAATACGAAAATGGAATTCCTAGAAATCCATTTATAAATGCAGGTGCAATAGTAACTGCTGATAGTTTAGTTTCAATTTATAAAAAAAATAGTTTTGAAAATATTTTAGATTTTATAAAAAAAGTATCAAATGATGAAACAATAACTTATGATGAAGAAATTTTTAATTCAGAATTAGAGCATGGTTTTAGAAATTATGCTTTAATAAATATGATAAAAAGTTTTGGAAATATTCATAATAATATAGATGATGTGATTAAAACTTATTTTAAACAATGCTCTATCATGATGAGTCCAGTTCAACTTGCAAAGTCTATGCTTTTTTTAGCAAATCATGGAGAAAATCCACTTACAAATGAGTGTATAATAACTGAATCAAAAGCAAAAAGAATTAACTCTTTGATGCTTACTTGTGGTCATTATGATGCAAGTGGTGATTTTGCATATAAAGTTGGGCTTCCTGGAAAAA
Coding sequences:
- a CDS encoding FAD-dependent thymidylate synthase; this translates as MIQLINKKENIFEDNIAFVEQWDFSKANLNEENRILAITQVASICYQSPKALGSESLYNRLMAESQGLPSSSFEFVPVLLDPLNSKHQEILALEYSNTKKFGELICEGKYLLTNYRALVYDFENNPKAYSFDIRTTYNTLEECNIIKEHFKVFLYKVDFPTRSQMVRHRVNWQELSRRYVSGKRVPFDFYISEKMKDITSDAGDTQKILDICLEHYYKALEEGVKPQEARRIIPQAGYSQIWGGFQPTQLENYFKLRLDSHAQWEIRKTAEAMKELIEK
- a CDS encoding glutaminase; protein product: MNYQSILEEIESEIQPLFNEGKVASYIPALANVNPNQFSMSIQMFDGTSFGIGEVNKKFSIQSISKVFTFTLALNNYGKDLYKRVSHEPSGNPFNSLVQLEYENGIPRNPFINAGAIVTADSLVSIYKKNSFENILDFIKKVSNDETITYDEEIFNSELEHGFRNYALINMIKSFGNIHNNIDDVIKTYFKQCSIMMSPVQLAKSMLFLANHGENPLTNECIITESKAKRINSLMLTCGHYDASGDFAYKVGLPGKSGVGGGIVAIVPKKMAICVYSPRLNIQGNSLIGTKALELFTTKTGLSIF